One Pseudomonas sp. HOU2 genomic window carries:
- a CDS encoding class I SAM-dependent methyltransferase, with translation MEQPAACRIHVQALGPTFEAQAEQWAKRLDLPLQVDDGEFALQVGEQGLQLQQLGPDAPGPVRVDFVEGGAAHRRLYGGGSGQMIAKAVGIAQGVRPRVLDATAGLGKDAFVLASLGCEMSLIERQPLIGALLEDGLARAAEDFDVAPIVARMKLLKGNSIEVMRNWEGEPPQVIYLDPMFPHREKTALVKKEMRLFRPLVGDDPDAPALLEAALALATHRVVVKRPRKAPCIEGPKPSHALDGKSSRYDIYPKKALKG, from the coding sequence ATTGAGCAACCCGCGGCCTGCCGCATCCATGTCCAGGCCCTCGGCCCGACGTTTGAAGCGCAGGCCGAGCAGTGGGCCAAGCGCCTGGACCTGCCGCTGCAGGTGGACGACGGCGAGTTTGCCTTGCAGGTCGGCGAGCAGGGTCTGCAGCTGCAGCAGCTCGGTCCGGATGCACCGGGGCCGGTGCGGGTGGACTTTGTCGAGGGTGGCGCGGCGCACCGGCGTCTGTACGGCGGCGGCAGCGGGCAGATGATTGCCAAGGCGGTCGGCATCGCTCAAGGCGTGCGCCCGCGAGTGCTGGACGCCACGGCGGGGCTGGGCAAGGACGCGTTCGTGCTGGCCAGTCTGGGCTGCGAGATGAGCCTGATCGAGCGCCAGCCGCTGATCGGGGCGCTGCTGGAGGATGGTCTGGCGCGGGCGGCGGAAGATTTCGACGTGGCGCCGATTGTCGCGCGGATGAAGTTGCTCAAGGGCAACTCGATCGAAGTCATGCGCAACTGGGAGGGCGAGCCGCCGCAGGTGATCTACCTCGACCCGATGTTCCCGCATCGCGAGAAAACCGCGCTGGTGAAGAAGGAAATGCGCCTGTTCCGGCCGCTGGTCGGGGATGATCCGGATGCACCGGCATTGCTGGAGGCGGCGCTGGCATTGGCGACGCACCGGGTGGTGGTCAAGCGCCCGCGCAAGGCGCCGTGCATCGAGGGGCCGAAGCCGAGTCATGCGCTGGATGGTAAATCCAGTCGATATGACATCTACCCGAAGAAAGCGCTCAAGGGCTGA
- the ppc gene encoding phosphoenolpyruvate carboxylase, with the protein MTDIDARLREDVHLLGELLGNTIRDQYGEKFLDKIEQIRKGAKADRRGSMDAELSASLNQLSEDELLPVARAFNQFLNLANIAEQYQLIHRREESQPAPFESRVLPELLARLRNEGHSAESLARQLARLEIELVLTAHPTEVARRTLIQKYDAIAAQLAAQDHRDLTSAEREQIQNTLQRLIAEAWHTEEIRRTRPTPVDEAKWGFAVIEHSLWQAIPNHMRKADQALFAATGLRLPLEAAPIRFASWMGGDRDGNPNVTAAVTREVLLLARWMAADLYLRDVDHLAAELSMQQASDALKAKAGDSAEPYRAVLKQLRERLRATRNWAHASLTASTPAPADVLHNNRDLLDPLELCFNSLHECGMGVIADGPLLDCLRRAVTFGLFLVRLDVRQDSTRHSSAMTEITDYLGLGRYEDWDEEQRISFLTRELSNRRPLLPAHFKPSADTAEVLATCKEIAAAPGASLGSYVISMAGAASDVLAVQLLLKECGVLRPMRVVPLFETLADLDNAGPVMERLLLLPGYRARLQGPQEVMIGYSDSAKDAGTTAAAWAQYRAQERLVEICREQQVELLLFHGRGGTVGRGGGPAHAAILSQPPGSVAGRFRTTEQGEMIRFKFGLPDIAEQNLNLYLAAVLEATLLPPPPPTPEWRHLMDELAADGVAAYRAVVRENPQFVEYFRQSTPEQELGRLPLGSRPAKRRAGGIESLRAIPWIFGWTQTRLMLPAWLGWETALSKALERGEGELLGQMREQWPFFRTRIDMLEMVLAKADADIALSYDQRLVEPDLLPLGAQLRDLLSQACAVVLGLTGQSQLLAHSPDTLEFIRLRNTYLDPLHLLQAELLARSRQQNVEQDSPVEQALLVSVAGIAAGLRNTG; encoded by the coding sequence ATGACCGATATTGATGCACGCTTGCGCGAGGACGTTCACCTGCTCGGTGAGCTGTTGGGCAATACCATCCGTGACCAGTACGGCGAGAAATTTCTCGACAAGATCGAGCAGATTCGCAAGGGCGCCAAGGCCGACCGCCGTGGCTCGATGGACGCCGAACTCAGCGCCAGCCTCAATCAGTTGAGCGAAGACGAACTGCTGCCGGTGGCGCGGGCGTTCAACCAGTTCCTCAACCTGGCGAACATCGCCGAGCAGTATCAATTGATTCATCGCCGCGAAGAGTCGCAACCGGCGCCGTTCGAGTCCCGCGTGCTGCCGGAACTGCTCGCCCGCCTGCGTAACGAAGGCCACAGCGCCGAATCGCTGGCGCGACAACTGGCGCGTCTGGAAATCGAACTGGTACTGACCGCGCACCCCACCGAGGTGGCGCGGCGCACCTTGATCCAGAAATACGACGCGATCGCTGCGCAACTGGCCGCGCAGGATCATCGCGACCTGACCAGCGCCGAGCGCGAACAGATTCAGAACACCCTGCAACGGCTGATCGCCGAAGCCTGGCACACCGAAGAAATCCGCCGCACCCGGCCGACCCCGGTCGACGAAGCGAAATGGGGCTTTGCGGTGATCGAACATTCGCTGTGGCAGGCGATTCCCAACCATATGCGCAAGGCCGATCAGGCGTTGTTTGCCGCCACTGGCCTGCGTTTGCCACTGGAGGCGGCGCCGATCCGCTTTGCTTCGTGGATGGGCGGCGACCGTGACGGCAACCCGAATGTCACGGCGGCGGTAACCCGCGAAGTGTTGTTGCTGGCGCGCTGGATGGCCGCCGACTTGTACCTGCGCGATGTCGATCACCTGGCCGCCGAGCTGTCGATGCAGCAGGCCAGCGACGCGCTCAAGGCCAAGGCCGGCGACAGCGCCGAACCTTACCGGGCGGTGCTCAAGCAATTGCGCGAACGCCTGCGCGCCACGCGCAACTGGGCGCATGCGTCGCTGACTGCGAGCACGCCGGCGCCGGCCGACGTGTTGCACAACAACCGCGATCTGCTCGATCCGCTGGAACTGTGTTTCAACTCGCTGCATGAGTGCGGCATGGGCGTGATTGCCGACGGGCCGTTGCTCGATTGTCTGCGCCGGGCGGTGACCTTCGGCCTGTTCCTGGTGCGCCTCGATGTGCGTCAGGATTCGACGCGACACAGCTCGGCAATGACCGAAATCACCGACTACCTCGGCCTCGGTCGCTACGAAGACTGGGACGAAGAGCAGCGCATCAGCTTCCTCACCCGAGAGTTGAGCAATCGTCGGCCCTTGCTCCCGGCGCATTTCAAACCGTCCGCCGACACTGCGGAAGTGCTCGCCACCTGCAAGGAAATTGCTGCGGCACCGGGCGCCTCGCTGGGTTCCTACGTGATCTCGATGGCGGGCGCAGCCTCCGACGTGCTGGCGGTGCAACTGCTGCTCAAAGAGTGCGGCGTACTGCGGCCGATGCGCGTGGTGCCGCTGTTCGAAACCCTCGCCGACCTCGACAACGCCGGGCCGGTGATGGAGCGGCTGTTGCTGTTGCCGGGCTACCGCGCAAGGCTGCAAGGCCCGCAGGAAGTGATGATCGGTTATTCCGACTCGGCCAAGGACGCCGGCACCACCGCGGCGGCGTGGGCGCAATATCGCGCGCAGGAGCGGCTGGTGGAGATCTGCCGCGAGCAGCAAGTCGAACTGCTGTTGTTCCATGGTCGCGGTGGCACCGTGGGCCGTGGCGGCGGTCCGGCGCACGCGGCGATCCTGTCGCAGCCGCCGGGGTCGGTGGCGGGGCGTTTCCGTACCACCGAACAGGGCGAAATGATTCGATTCAAATTCGGCCTGCCGGACATCGCCGAGCAGAACCTCAATCTGTATCTGGCCGCCGTGCTGGAAGCGACGTTGTTGCCTCCACCGCCGCCGACGCCCGAGTGGCGGCACCTGATGGATGAACTGGCCGCCGATGGCGTTGCCGCGTATCGCGCCGTGGTGCGGGAGAATCCGCAGTTCGTCGAATATTTCCGCCAGTCGACACCTGAGCAGGAGCTGGGACGCTTGCCTCTCGGCAGCCGTCCGGCCAAGCGCCGTGCCGGTGGGATCGAGAGCCTGCGGGCGATCCCGTGGATTTTCGGCTGGACTCAGACTCGTCTGATGCTGCCAGCTTGGCTTGGCTGGGAAACCGCATTGAGCAAGGCGCTGGAGCGCGGCGAGGGCGAGTTGCTCGGGCAGATGCGTGAGCAATGGCCATTTTTCCGCACGCGCATCGACATGCTGGAAATGGTCCTGGCCAAGGCCGACGCCGACATCGCGCTGTCGTACGACCAGCGTCTGGTCGAGCCGGACCTGCTGCCGTTGGGCGCGCAGTTACGCGACCTATTGTCGCAGGCGTGCGCAGTGGTACTCGGCCTGACCGGTCAGTCGCAACTGCTGGCACATAGCCCAGACACCCTGGAATTCATCCGTCTGCGCAACACCTATCTTGATCCGCTACATCTATTGCAGGCCGAGCTGTTGGCCCGATCACGGCAGCAAAATGTCGAGCAGGACAGCCCGGTGGAGCAGGCGCTGCTGGTGTCTGTGGCGGGGATTGCCGCCGGGTTGCGCAATACCGGCTAA
- the tsaB gene encoding tRNA (adenosine(37)-N6)-threonylcarbamoyltransferase complex dimerization subunit type 1 TsaB, whose product MSTLLALDTATEACSVALLHDGKVTSHYEVIPRLHAQKLLPMIQQLLADAGTTLQAVDAIAFGRGPGAFTGVRIAIGVVQGLAFALDRPVLPVSNLAVLAQRAYREHGVSQVAAAIDARMDEVYWGCYRETAGEMRLVGVEAVLPPEVAALPADASGEWFGAGTGWGYGERIAVNLTGFDAGMLPHAEDLLALARFAWERGESIPADDAQPVYLRDKVATPKAR is encoded by the coding sequence ATGAGCACCTTGCTGGCCCTGGACACCGCGACCGAAGCTTGCTCCGTTGCCTTGCTGCATGATGGCAAGGTCACGAGCCATTACGAGGTGATCCCGCGTCTGCACGCGCAGAAGCTGCTGCCGATGATCCAGCAACTGCTGGCCGACGCCGGCACCACGCTGCAAGCGGTGGACGCCATCGCGTTCGGTCGTGGGCCGGGTGCGTTTACCGGTGTGCGGATCGCCATCGGTGTGGTGCAAGGTCTGGCGTTCGCGCTGGATCGTCCGGTGCTGCCGGTGTCCAACCTCGCCGTCCTGGCGCAACGTGCTTATCGCGAACACGGCGTGAGCCAGGTCGCGGCGGCTATCGATGCGCGGATGGATGAAGTGTATTGGGGCTGCTACCGCGAAACGGCTGGCGAGATGCGTCTGGTCGGCGTCGAGGCGGTACTGCCGCCGGAAGTGGCAGCGCTGCCCGCCGATGCCAGCGGCGAGTGGTTCGGTGCCGGGACGGGCTGGGGTTATGGCGAGCGGATTGCGGTCAACCTCACTGGCTTCGACGCCGGCATGTTGCCTCACGCCGAAGACCTGCTGGCCCTGGCGCGGTTTGCCTGGGAACGCGGCGAGTCGATCCCGGCCGATGATGCGCAACCGGTTTACCTGCGCGACAAAGTCGCCACCCCGAAGGCTCGCTGA
- a CDS encoding TetR/AcrR family transcriptional regulator, producing MSNNLSAPNGPGRPKDPAKRRAILDAAKTLFLSHGYANTSMDAVAAEAGVSKLTVYSHFNDKETLFSSAVMAKCEEQLPPLFFELPAGIPVENVLLNIARGFHQLINSDESVNLHRLMMALGTQDPKLSQIFFEAGPERMVQGMERLLKRIDETGALSIDLPRNAAEHFFCLLKGAGNFRLLYCCGEPLSEEASESHVQEVVGLFMRAYRP from the coding sequence ATGTCGAACAATCTTTCAGCTCCAAACGGCCCGGGCCGTCCGAAGGATCCGGCCAAGCGCCGGGCGATCCTCGATGCGGCGAAAACCCTGTTTCTGAGTCACGGCTACGCCAACACCAGCATGGACGCGGTCGCCGCCGAGGCTGGCGTGTCGAAACTGACGGTTTACAGCCACTTCAACGACAAGGAGACGCTGTTCTCCTCCGCGGTGATGGCCAAATGCGAGGAGCAGTTACCGCCGCTGTTCTTCGAACTGCCCGCCGGGATCCCCGTGGAAAATGTGTTGCTGAACATTGCCCGAGGCTTTCATCAACTGATCAACAGTGACGAGTCGGTGAATCTGCACCGCCTGATGATGGCGCTGGGCACCCAGGATCCGAAGCTGTCACAGATTTTCTTCGAGGCCGGTCCCGAGCGCATGGTGCAAGGGATGGAGCGGCTGCTGAAACGCATCGACGAGACCGGCGCGCTGAGCATCGACCTGCCGCGTAATGCGGCCGAGCATTTCTTCTGCCTGCTCAAGGGCGCGGGGAATTTTCGTTTGCTATATTGCTGCGGTGAGCCGCTGAGCGAAGAGGCTTCCGAGAGTCATGTGCAGGAGGTGGTGGGGTTGTTCATGCGGGCGTATCGGCCCTGA
- a CDS encoding efflux RND transporter periplasmic adaptor subunit: MFRHALSFAVPVSLAVLLSACGQEEATQVSVRPAMVVQPEPSAQAMESYPGEVRARYEPDLAFRIGGKVSRRLVEEGQRVKADQPLAELDPQDVRLQLEATRAQVAAAEANLNLVRAERDRYKTLMDRQMVSRSAYDNAENLYRSGEARLKQIKAEFNVSTNQASYAVLRAPQDGVVAKRLVEVGQVVAAGQTVFTLATDGEREVSISLPEQSFGRFKVGQPVTVELWTQQNQRFAGQIRELSPAADPKSRTFAARISFTSGKVPAELGQSARVFVQSTDAVPLSVPLSALTAENGATYVWVVNANNTLKKTPVRIGPFGEKSVPVLEGLNASDWVVAAGVHVLLEGQQVRPVDRSNRVVNLADKE, translated from the coding sequence ATGTTCCGCCATGCGTTGTCGTTTGCCGTGCCAGTCAGCCTGGCTGTTTTATTGTCCGCATGCGGTCAGGAAGAGGCGACGCAAGTCAGCGTTCGACCGGCCATGGTGGTGCAGCCAGAGCCTTCGGCGCAGGCGATGGAAAGTTATCCGGGCGAAGTTCGCGCCCGCTACGAACCCGATCTGGCGTTCCGCATTGGCGGCAAAGTCAGCCGACGACTGGTCGAGGAAGGCCAGCGCGTGAAGGCTGATCAACCATTGGCCGAACTCGATCCGCAGGATGTGCGCCTGCAACTGGAAGCCACCCGCGCACAGGTCGCCGCCGCCGAAGCCAATCTGAATCTGGTGCGCGCCGAGCGTGACCGCTACAAGACGCTGATGGATCGGCAGATGGTCAGCCGTTCCGCCTACGACAACGCGGAAAACCTCTACCGCTCCGGCGAAGCCCGCCTCAAGCAGATCAAGGCCGAATTCAACGTCTCGACCAACCAGGCCAGTTACGCCGTGTTGCGTGCGCCGCAGGACGGTGTGGTGGCCAAGCGTTTGGTGGAAGTCGGGCAAGTGGTTGCCGCTGGGCAAACCGTGTTCACGCTTGCCACCGATGGCGAGCGCGAAGTGTCGATCAGCCTGCCGGAGCAGAGCTTCGGGCGATTCAAGGTCGGCCAGCCAGTCACCGTTGAACTGTGGACCCAGCAGAATCAGCGCTTCGCCGGGCAGATTCGTGAACTGTCGCCGGCAGCCGATCCGAAATCCCGCACCTTCGCCGCGCGCATCTCGTTCACCAGCGGCAAAGTCCCGGCTGAGCTAGGCCAGAGCGCCCGGGTGTTCGTGCAATCGACGGATGCCGTGCCGCTGTCGGTACCGCTCTCGGCGCTGACCGCAGAAAACGGCGCGACCTACGTCTGGGTCGTCAACGCCAACAACACCCTGAAAAAGACTCCAGTGCGTATCGGCCCGTTTGGCGAGAAAAGCGTGCCGGTGCTCGAAGGCCTGAATGCCAGCGACTGGGTAGTCGCCGCCGGGGTTCACGTATTGCTCGAAGGTCAGCAGGTGCGGCCTGTGGATCGCTCCAACCGTGTGGTCAATCTGGCGGACAAGGAGTAA
- a CDS encoding isocitrate lyase/phosphoenolpyruvate mutase family protein, whose translation MDAHALQEQARKAQAFKALHEGAGIFVIPNPWDAGSAKMLASLGYQALATTSAGYAFSQGKADGALSLDETLDNVRAIVAATDLPVAVDLENGFADDPTECAKSLLRVAEAGAVGGSIEDATGRADAPIYCFEHAVARIEAAVAAVRTLPFPFTLTARAENYLHGNPDLNDTIRRLQAFAEAGADVLYAPGLRSAEEVLAVVRAVAAKPVNVLMSGGLKLTVQQLEEMGVRRISTGSALALAAFGEFFRAAEEIQRHGTFGFTSQSMPYAKANQFFKG comes from the coding sequence ATGGACGCCCACGCCCTTCAAGAACAAGCCCGCAAAGCCCAGGCCTTCAAGGCCCTGCATGAAGGTGCGGGGATTTTCGTGATTCCCAACCCGTGGGATGCCGGCTCGGCGAAGATGCTCGCCAGTCTGGGCTATCAGGCGTTGGCGACCACCAGTGCCGGTTATGCGTTTTCTCAGGGTAAGGCCGACGGCGCCTTGAGCCTCGATGAGACTCTGGACAACGTCCGGGCGATTGTCGCGGCCACCGATCTGCCGGTGGCGGTGGATCTGGAAAACGGTTTCGCCGATGACCCGACCGAGTGCGCCAAAAGCCTGTTGCGTGTAGCCGAGGCGGGCGCGGTAGGCGGCTCGATCGAAGATGCCACGGGCCGTGCCGACGCACCGATCTACTGCTTCGAACACGCCGTGGCGCGCATCGAAGCCGCTGTCGCTGCGGTGCGCACGCTGCCATTTCCCTTCACCCTGACCGCTCGCGCGGAAAACTACCTGCACGGCAATCCCGATCTCAACGACACCATTCGCCGCCTGCAAGCCTTTGCCGAGGCGGGCGCCGACGTGCTGTATGCGCCGGGTTTGCGTAGCGCCGAAGAGGTGTTGGCGGTGGTGCGCGCGGTGGCGGCAAAACCGGTCAATGTGCTGATGTCCGGCGGTTTGAAACTGACGGTGCAGCAGCTTGAAGAGATGGGGGTGCGGCGCATCAGTACCGGTTCGGCCCTGGCGCTGGCGGCATTTGGCGAGTTCTTCCGCGCGGCTGAAGAGATCCAGCGGCACGGCACCTTCGGCTTTACGTCGCAGTCGATGCCGTACGCCAAGGCTAATCAGTTTTTCAAAGGCTGA
- a CDS encoding DUF72 domain-containing protein, with the protein MDLPYYLGCPSWSENAWRDYLYPEDAKTSDFLALYSQVFNAVEGNTTFYASPSPATVQRWAETMPEHFRFTAKFPGDISHSGDLRDQLTAAETFVNLLSPLGERVSPLWLQLSKSFTPHRLPELTAFIDALDRPLAVEVRHEQFFAKGESERLLNRLLLERGVERICLDPRALFSCLSTESSVIHAQSKKPRVPTRPAAFTQCPQVRFIGHPQLEANDPFLVPWVAKIAEWIEEGRTPYIFLHTADNILAAKLAQRFHAQLMQRLPGLPPLPELYREPAAEQLGLL; encoded by the coding sequence ATGGATCTGCCTTACTACCTCGGTTGTCCGTCCTGGAGCGAAAACGCCTGGCGCGATTATCTGTACCCCGAAGATGCCAAGACCTCCGACTTCCTCGCTCTCTACTCCCAAGTGTTCAATGCCGTCGAAGGCAACACGACCTTCTACGCCAGCCCCTCGCCGGCCACCGTGCAGCGTTGGGCCGAGACCATGCCCGAACACTTTCGCTTCACCGCCAAGTTTCCCGGCGACATCAGCCACAGCGGTGACCTGCGCGATCAACTGACCGCCGCCGAAACCTTCGTAAATCTTCTCAGCCCGCTCGGCGAACGTGTCTCGCCGCTGTGGCTGCAACTGTCGAAAAGCTTCACCCCGCATCGACTGCCGGAGCTGACCGCGTTCATCGACGCGCTGGACCGGCCACTGGCGGTGGAAGTGCGTCACGAACAGTTCTTCGCCAAGGGCGAGAGCGAGCGTCTGCTCAATCGCCTGCTGCTGGAGCGTGGTGTGGAGCGCATCTGCCTCGATCCACGGGCGCTGTTCAGTTGCCTGTCGACCGAGTCTTCGGTGATCCACGCGCAGTCGAAAAAGCCCCGGGTGCCGACCCGCCCGGCGGCCTTCACCCAGTGCCCGCAAGTGCGCTTCATCGGCCACCCGCAGCTGGAAGCCAATGATCCGTTCCTGGTGCCTTGGGTGGCGAAAATCGCCGAATGGATCGAAGAGGGCCGCACGCCGTACATCTTCCTGCACACCGCCGACAACATTCTGGCGGCGAAGCTGGCGCAACGTTTTCACGCACAATTGATGCAACGTTTGCCTGGCCTGCCACCCTTGCCTGAGCTATACAGAGAACCCGCCGCCGAGCAACTTGGCCTGCTCTGA
- a CDS encoding DUF4398 domain-containing protein yields MELKTMKTQTSFSHLRGLKLAALAIGTSFVLAGCAGNPPTEQYAVTQSAVNSAVSAGGTEFAAVEMKQAQDKLKQAEIAMHDKKYEQARTLAEQAEWDARVAERKAQAAKAEQAVKDSQKGVQELRQESQRTVQ; encoded by the coding sequence ATGGAGTTGAAGACCATGAAGACCCAAACCTCGTTCTCCCACCTGCGCGGTCTGAAACTGGCTGCTCTGGCTATCGGTACCAGCTTCGTTCTGGCCGGTTGCGCCGGTAACCCGCCGACCGAGCAGTACGCCGTGACTCAATCGGCCGTCAACAGCGCCGTCAGCGCCGGTGGTACCGAGTTCGCTGCAGTGGAAATGAAGCAGGCTCAGGACAAGCTCAAGCAAGCCGAAATCGCCATGCACGACAAGAAGTATGAACAGGCTCGCACCCTCGCCGAGCAAGCCGAATGGGACGCTCGCGTAGCAGAACGCAAGGCTCAGGCTGCCAAGGCCGAACAGGCTGTGAAGGATTCCCAGAAAGGTGTTCAGGAACTGCGTCAGGAAAGTCAGCGCACCGTGCAGTAA
- a CDS encoding extensin family protein, giving the protein MGRWIALSLLLMIAGAVVSVWRGWLDVPAEWNPWAPLDVKAAPNWLTGFKLMRLRGNPELCAQVLSNSGLRVTAQADSPDAKCPLIGAVRVQGGEVALSSSFLASCPLAVAYAMFERHTLQPAAQSAYGQRVARLDHLGSFACRNVYNRESGALSRHASADALDIAGFRLADGRSISVLKDWPKQNQDAQFLRQVRDGACEAFSVVLSPDYNAAHRNHFHVDVGRWSVCR; this is encoded by the coding sequence ATGGGTCGCTGGATCGCGCTGTCGCTACTGTTGATGATTGCTGGCGCCGTAGTCAGTGTCTGGCGCGGCTGGCTCGACGTGCCGGCCGAGTGGAACCCGTGGGCGCCGCTGGACGTGAAGGCCGCGCCGAACTGGCTGACCGGTTTCAAGCTGATGCGCCTGCGCGGCAATCCCGAATTATGCGCACAAGTCTTGAGCAACTCCGGTCTGCGCGTCACAGCGCAAGCCGACAGCCCCGACGCCAAGTGCCCGCTGATCGGCGCCGTGCGCGTGCAGGGCGGTGAGGTGGCGCTGAGCAGCAGCTTCCTCGCCAGTTGTCCGCTGGCGGTGGCTTACGCGATGTTTGAACGGCATACCCTGCAACCCGCCGCACAGTCTGCTTACGGGCAGAGGGTCGCGCGGCTTGATCACCTCGGCAGCTTCGCCTGTCGCAATGTCTATAACCGCGAGAGCGGGGCGCTCAGCCGCCACGCCAGTGCCGATGCGCTGGACATCGCCGGCTTCCGGCTGGCGGACGGACGCAGCATCAGCGTGCTCAAGGACTGGCCGAAACAGAATCAGGACGCACAGTTTCTGCGGCAGGTGCGCGATGGCGCCTGCGAGGCGTTCAGTGTGGTGTTGAGTCCGGATTACAACGCCGCTCACCGCAATCACTTTCATGTCGATGTCGGACGCTGGAGCGTGTGTCGCTGA
- a CDS encoding OmpA family protein, which translates to MRKQLMIPALLAASVALAACSTPPNPNLEQARTNYAGLQANPQASKVAALETKDASDYLDKADKAYLDKQDAAKVDQLAYLTNQRVEVAKQTIALRTAENNLKNAAAQRAQARLDARDQQIKQLQQSLNAKQTDRGTLVTFGDVLFATNKADLKSSGLVNINKLAQFLQENPDRKVIVEGYTDSTGAASYNQSLSERRATSVQVALIKMGVDPSRIVVQGYGKEYPVADNSSVSGRAMNRRVEVTISNDNQPVMPRSAVSSN; encoded by the coding sequence ATGCGTAAGCAACTGATGATCCCCGCTCTTCTGGCCGCAAGCGTTGCCTTGGCTGCCTGCTCCACTCCGCCTAACCCGAACCTGGAACAGGCGCGCACCAACTACGCCGGCCTGCAGGCCAACCCACAGGCGAGCAAAGTCGCTGCCCTGGAAACCAAGGACGCCAGCGACTACCTGGACAAGGCCGACAAGGCTTACCTGGACAAGCAAGACGCGGCCAAGGTTGACCAACTGGCCTACCTGACCAACCAGCGCGTGGAAGTGGCCAAGCAGACCATCGCCCTGCGCACCGCTGAAAACAATCTGAAGAACGCTGCCGCGCAACGTGCTCAGGCGCGTCTGGACGCTCGCGATCAGCAGATCAAGCAACTGCAGCAGAGCCTGAACGCCAAGCAGACCGATCGCGGTACGCTGGTGACTTTCGGTGACGTGCTGTTCGCCACCAACAAGGCTGACCTGAAATCCAGCGGTCTGGTGAACATCAACAAACTGGCGCAATTCCTTCAGGAAAACCCTGATCGCAAAGTGATCGTCGAAGGCTACACCGACAGCACTGGCGCCGCTTCGTACAACCAGTCGCTGTCCGAGCGTCGCGCGACCTCGGTACAAGTCGCGCTGATCAAGATGGGCGTAGATCCTTCGCGCATCGTGGTGCAGGGTTATGGCAAGGAATACCCGGTTGCTGATAACAGCAGCGTCTCGGGTCGTGCGATGAACCGTCGTGTGGAAGTGACCATTTCCAACGACAACCAGCCAGTGATGCCACGTTCGGCGGTCAGCTCGAACTAA
- the adk gene encoding adenylate kinase, which translates to MRVILLGAPGAGKGTQAKFITEKFGIPQISTGDMLRAAVKAGTPLGVQAKSIMDAGGLVSDDLIIALVQDRIAQPDCANGFLFDGFPRTIPQAEALVTAGVELDAVVEIAVEDEEIVQRIAGRRVHEASGRVYHIVYNPPKVAGKDDVTGDDLVQRKDDTEETVRHRLSVYHSQTKPLVDFYQKLSAANGKPKYSHIPGVGSVEAITAKVLEALS; encoded by the coding sequence ATGCGCGTCATTCTGCTGGGAGCTCCCGGGGCCGGTAAAGGTACTCAGGCTAAGTTCATCACCGAGAAATTCGGCATTCCGCAAATCTCCACCGGCGACATGCTGCGTGCTGCGGTCAAGGCCGGCACTCCGCTGGGCGTTCAAGCCAAGAGCATCATGGATGCCGGCGGCCTGGTGTCGGATGACCTGATCATCGCGCTGGTGCAGGATCGCATCGCTCAACCGGACTGCGCCAACGGCTTTCTGTTCGACGGTTTCCCGCGCACCATTCCACAGGCCGAAGCGCTGGTAACTGCCGGTGTCGAGCTGGACGCCGTGGTTGAAATCGCTGTTGAAGACGAAGAAATCGTGCAGCGTATCGCTGGTCGTCGCGTTCACGAGGCCAGTGGCCGCGTTTACCACATCGTCTACAACCCGCCGAAAGTGGCTGGCAAAGACGACGTCACCGGCGACGATCTGGTGCAGCGCAAGGACGACACTGAAGAAACCGTACGTCATCGCCTGTCGGTCTACCATTCGCAGACCAAGCCGCTGGTGGACTTCTACCAGAAGCTTTCCGCTGCCAACGGCAAGCCGAAGTACAGCCACATTCCGGGCGTTGGTTCGGTTGAAGCGATCACCGCCAAGGTGCTCGAAGCGCTGAGCTGA